The Vallitalea okinawensis genome contains the following window.
TTGTTTATCCTGACTTTCTCTGGTTGTTAATACTTGAATTCCATCAAAAACATTACTCAACTTAATATTTAAATCTATATTTTTTAGATTCCTAAATTCTTTTATCATAAAGAGATAGGGTAAACCACGTAATACACCTAGCTGAGCAGGGTCACCTAAACCAAGCTCCTTATACATGGTTTGAGCTAAATACTTCATCTCATCACTGTTTACATCTTTACCAAAGCGATATAAAAGTGAGAAATTTGTTTTTAAGTAAGGATGACTATCTGCGAAGTTGGTAAAACAGTTTTTAGCTATATGTACCTTTGCAGGAAACTCACCTACATGCTTGATAATCGTCTCGTCAAAGTAATTCACTTTACCTTCAGTAACTTTGTTTATGATCCAAAGGCAATCATATAAGGAGCCTGCTGCTCGATTCCAATAAGCGGGACCTTCATCACAGCCACCATCTTCACTGTAAATACCGATAAATTTATCGATAATTTCTATTGTTTTGAAGACGCCTAAGCGTCTTAATTCCACATCTTCTTCAACAAGTAGCATGGTCATAAGGCAGTTAGAGGAACACCATGGTGCCCAATTATTCAGCTTCCTACCGCTGTAGCCCATCCACCACCACTGACGATTGTACAGGAAGGGGTCTATTATTCTATCTTTTAATTCATGCTTAATACGTTGAGCTAAGATAGGGGAAATTTCGTCTAATTTATCTTTTAAGAGATAATAAGTAAATGCCAGTAAAACAGCTGTTTCACTACACCCTAAATCAATTGCCCTTTGATCGTGAGGAGGAAACATGGTTGGCTCAGGAGTACGGAATAGGTAATAATGATAGTTGGATACCCATGTTGACTCTTCGCATATACACCAAAAGGCATTAATTATATCATCCATGTAGCTTCCATCATTGACAATACATTCTGCCATTATTAGATGCGCCAAAGCATCTTTGCGAATACTGGCTGCATCACCATATGGTTTTCGAGTGCCTTCTCTTAAAAAGCTCATTAAGTCCGTGGCATGAATGACGGGAAATCTATATCCTTTATAAGCTGCTGCTTTTTCTATCACTAACTCTTTGATATCCTCAGGAATTTCATTCCACTTATCTCTTTCGTCAATTTGGGGACAAGGTCTAAAATCATCTATTTTTTGAATTATGCCTTTCAGCTGTTGGT
Protein-coding sequences here:
- a CDS encoding heparinase II/III domain-containing protein, which codes for MFVDDTTYQQLKGIIQKIDDFRPCPQIDERDKWNEIPEDIKELVIEKAAAYKGYRFPVIHATDLMSFLREGTRKPYGDAASIRKDALAHLIMAECIVNDGSYMDDIINAFWCICEESTWVSNYHYYLFRTPEPTMFPPHDQRAIDLGCSETAVLLAFTYYLLKDKLDEISPILAQRIKHELKDRIIDPFLYNRQWWWMGYSGRKLNNWAPWCSSNCLMTMLLVEEDVELRRLGVFKTIEIIDKFIGIYSEDGGCDEGPAYWNRAAGSLYDCLWIINKVTEGKVNYFDETIIKHVGEFPAKVHIAKNCFTNFADSHPYLKTNFSLLYRFGKDVNSDEMKYLAQTMYKELGLGDPAQLGVLRGLPYLFMIKEFRNLKNIDLNIKLSNVFDGIQVLTTRESQDKQKGFYLAIKGGFNDESHNHNDLGNFIVYYNGRPCIIDIGCGTYVKDTFGPNRYKIWNMQGQYHNVPIIGEIQQCYGARYEAKDFKVKDFEDGTSCHLNLHEAYEEDAGIEKYIRTATLSRETSSVTIMDTLSLNVAKEITFNFMLCKEPCIRDNTVVLRTTEEDEISLEFDNLQLEASYETIEIKDETLLQVWGERLYRLQIKTKNSITEGEFSFNMQVRE